The sequence below is a genomic window from Ovis aries strain OAR_USU_Benz2616 breed Rambouillet chromosome 19, ARS-UI_Ramb_v3.0, whole genome shotgun sequence.
TAGCTGAACATGAATGTGGCCAGGGTCCTGTAGGGCAGGCAAAACTTGACTTCTGCTCATCTTTGGTGTTCAGTTGAGTTTAATAAAAagatttatcaaaaaaaaaaaaagcaaataatttgggcttccctggtggctcagatggtaaagaatccacctgcaatgcgagagagctgagttcaatccctgggttgggaggatcccctggaggagggcacggcaacccactccagtatttttgcctggagaatccccatggacagagaggcatgCAACATACATCACACGGGAAGAAAGCAACTCAAAGTGGTAGCTTAGAAATTCAGTTTGTGTAACATCCTCAAGAAAGAATAATAAACTTATAGAGAAATGACAGGAAAAATGAAGCAATTTTACACTTCCAAGAGCCGTACTGTGGGAGGGTAAGCATGTGGGAGGAAACTTAATGGAGTCAGGTTTGTTGGCAGATTCCTCTGGTGCCCTCTCTGGCCTGAGAAGCATCTCTTGCCAGTGAAAGGAAAATTTATATCCTGCCTTTAGTCAGAAAGGCGGTAGCTTTTTCTGGGTTTGCTGTTTGCTtgattgccttcagctcaaaatttTTATGTCAGAGTGGCATATCTGAGGGTGACATGTTTTGATTTCCTTCAGTACCCATCATCAGTAAGTCCCACTTcaaattatgtttataattttgcttttgtaaaGATCCTGACTAGTAGTAATATGTTTCACTTGTGCTTTCCTGTGGCCTGATGATCTCTTGGAAGAAGGATGTTGAATAAATTGACTTTGATGCTGTCGTCTAATCTCCTGAGTTGATTTTGGCTTTgacttttggtgttttttttgttttattttttcagctcaCTAGCTAGGGAGTCAGTTAGTTGCATTGACTTCTCTCTTTACAgcatctttcttctcttcctttattttctctctgctttacCCCAATGAATGCCCCTATCACTTCATACCTAGAGTATCTCAGTTGTCACCTGTCAGAATCCTGctcccttttaaaattatttctgaatataCTTGATCACTCTGACTCCTtgttctttattcttattttcatgaTTAATACCTTAAGATAGCATGCCCCTGTCCTTTGGGGTCTTTTTGCTCTCGATTTATCTGGTTTTCCAGAtccttcttcttttgtttgttctAATCTTGTTTTACCTCTCTCGTTTACAAGACGTATTTAAATCAGACTAATCTCATAGTCCCAGAAAGATTCATGTGCTTTTGGCATCTTCATCCGTTTCTTTGCTCAGTGGTATCTCCATTCCTGAAATtgacttctctctcctctcttcttacTCTTGTTTCTCCTCTGAAACCTTCTGTGACTGTTCTGGTCTTCTTCATGGTTGTTTGTAAACTCTAATAACATTTAGTCCATACAACACCATTTTCCTTATTTGATATATGTGTCTTTTGTCTCTCTAGCTAAATTGTAATCCTGATGGCAAGGACCCGGTGATATTAAATCCCACGTGGTATTATGTCTGGCAGAGGACagcataaaaataatactttaaatctGTCTAGTTCTTAATAATTTACAAATCATTTTCACAAAATTGTGATTTTTGAATCTTTGCAAAACACTGTAGGTGGCCAGTCAATGCTGACTAGTGGTGTGACAGCCTAACAATTAGCCAAACCTGACAGATGCCAGcgatttttacttttaaactttcCCGCTCTGTTTTTCATTGTTCCTTTTGACCTATGTCTTTATGGCAGTATATAAACTGATTTCAGTATCAAATGTGTTTTTTCCTCAATGTCGACTGAGTTTCAAAAACGGATTTCTGTTTTACTGTTAGGTATGTTACCCTGCGACACATTTGCTCCTGCAGCTGTTGTTCCTCAGGGGTGGTCTGCGGAAGCCCCAAACCCTGCACACTTGGAATCCTTCATTTCCCCCGAGGCCGTTCCACAGCCTCTGCAGCCAACAGCAGGTACATTATTAGACTCCCTCTTTGCACTTAATAGTTGCAGTATCAGTAATCATCATATAGGTTTTAGCCTTTCACTTGCAGTATGGATAAAATTTTCACAACTGTCACAAATGTTTCtaaacttttaaatgtttttaaaatactgacttCACAGCTGGAGGAATTAAGTTGTAGTTGAAATACAATTAGGGTTAGAGGGCAAAGACAGTCCGTGTAAATCAGTACAGATTTAGAACTCTTGATGTCCACAGGTTCCCTTCCTGCCACTAATTGTGTACCTGTGTTGGTgtatgttttttggttttgggggttttttttgacctgtgtttttttttctctcctttgcctttcctcctCCACTATATGTTCGgccaatattttattcttctaaaTATTGAAACTGTTGAAGAGTAGCAACAAATGCATTAACTGGACAGCTTTTTAGTTATGTTTAGGACATTAAGGTCACAAAAGCCAGATCTCTCATGCCCTAAAAAAGTAAGTTTTGAGTGAAGAGCTATGAGCAGGCAATGATGGATCCTAAGTATCCAACTAAGTGTCCAACTTACTTCCCTTAGAGCCAGCCGAGAAAGTAGAAATGGCATCAGGAGAAGAAAGAGCACCAGCAGAATCATTGGAGATGATGGTGAATCTGCAGCCTGCTGACATGGTGCCATCTCGAGAAGCAGAGATGGTCCCAGCTAAAGATGTGGTGCCAGCCACAGAGACAGAGGTGGCATTGGCTAAAGACGTGGAATCACCTACCAAACCAGATGAGGCATTGGTCAAGGACGTGGAATCATCCATCGAATCAGATATGGCCTTAGTCAAGGATGTGGTACTACCCGTACAAACAGAGGAAACCGCAGTTAAGGATGTCATATTGCCCACAGAAACAGATGTGTCTTTGGACAAGCACCTGGCACTGTCCACAGAAACAGAGGTATCCGCAGCCCAGGACATACTGCTGTTCAAAGAAACAGAGAGCACACCACCTGTTACCATGGATTTGGCCTCAGCTGAGGGCACAGTCCCACCTACAGACCAAGAGATGGCCCCAGTGAAGGGTGCAGCATCACTCTCAGAGATAGACGCGCCCCTGGATGAGGACATTGTGTCATCCACAGAAATACGCTCAGCCAAAGAGAGAGCCCTGTCCTCAGAAACAGAGGTGGCCCTGATCAGGGAAATGGGACTGCCCCCAGAAACAGAGGCCGTTCTAGACAAGGACATGGCTGCACCTCCAGAAACAGAAGTCATCGTGCCAGTCAGAGACATGGCTCCACCCCCGGGAATAGAGAAGACCCTGGCCAAGGACGTGGCTCCACGTCAAGAAATAGAGGTGACCCTGGGCAAGGATACAGTTTCACTTCCAGAAACAGAGATGGCCCTGGGCAGGAATGTGGCTCTGCCCCCAGAAACAGAGGTAACCCTGGCAAAGGATGTTGCTCAGCCCCCTGAAACGGAGGTGAACCTGGCCAACAATGCAGCTCTGGCCAAATTCTCAGAAGCAGAGGTGGTACCAGTTCCTGTTAAGGACATGGAAACTGCATGGACCCAGGAAGCAACAAGTGAGGATTCCCAGTTAAAATCTCTCCAGGATGAGGGACAGTCAGCTGTACCTCCTCTTATGACTTCACCAGGTATGGGCTTACATTTACTTGCAACATTTCTGTCCGTGTAGCCTCCAGAAGGGTAAGGGACAAGCGTCATGCTAGGTAGAATGAAGACCGCCCACTGTACTTTGCGAGCCTACACACATTCCTGCTCCCCTAGACAGTTTTTTCTCACATCACCCTCCACTGGCTGCCAGCCCCTTCGCCATGCTTTTTCTCACTCATCTTCCTGTTTTCTTTATAGATAATTGAAGAttgaagaaattaaagagaacTTTCACAGAATTCCACTTGCTCATGTATCTTACTACCTGTTTCTTTATCTTAGACTCTGCCTTCCCTCTTGTTGCCATCAGCAAATGGTCCTTGCTCCTACTCATCAGGGCCAGCATCTTTGTCTTAAACTAAATCCCGCCTTGTCTCCTTATGCACATTGCCCTGGCcattctctctcttcctgcctctcaCCAATTTGCgccactccccccacccaccctgcttTATATTGGATCTTTCCCACAAACATGAAAACAGTTGCTATTTTTCCCTTATGttaataaacaacaaaaagaaaccaaCCATCCCAATCCCCCTTGCCCTCCCCCTTCAAACTACCACTCCAGTTCTCTCTGCCCTCATAGGAGCATCCCTCATTCCTCAAAAACTGTCCCCATTTCCAGCTTCTGCAAGGTGGAGAGGTAGCTGAATCAGTGCTTTTCTGaaatctttgtggttttgatttttaccTTCAGAAGCAGTCGTGGCCATGGGCCAAAAGCACAGCTTGCCAACAGATGAGGATTCTGTGTTAGAAGAACTAGAGCAAAAGAAACCATCTAGTCAAACTTCTGAGCTTCCTTCAGAGACTTCAGGTAAGTCAGGAAACAAAGTGGCCTTTTGAAATCACTTAAACTGGGAAAGATGGGAAGGTGTTAGAAGACATTGTTCCTGGTTATAAGGTGGTAGTCATCAGGACCACTTACGAAGCCAGCTCTCTTTCTTAACGAGATTTTGTGTTGATTAGGCAGAGAGTCATCTTGttagatattttaaagttatcGGTGCATCAACCCAAGACACCTCATCCAAGACAGCCATTTACTGTTATATCCTGTGTCGCCTTAGGCAGGTTATTTAGTTTCCTTATATCCAGTTAACTCAGTTCCAAGATGAATGAACTGGTCATATGTTCTGTCACTCCTTGCTACTTACAGTTCGCTCCATGGCCCAACAGCTTCAGCCATTACCTaggagcttattagaaatgcaggatCGTCGGCTCCTCCTTAGGCCTTTAGTCATAAGATGCATTTTAATAACTTTCCAGAATTTAACAAATTCTTAAATACATTAAGGAGCCTAAAATACTTGCTAACTTGAAAGTTGAATTATTCAGTGAGCTTCACGCGGTTTTGATGCTAAGCCAGAAGCATGTACACGTGATTATCAACTTTATCAACTTGGTGATTCTTTGTCTGCTGTTCTGTGACTGTGGTTAGAACATGCACTTGGGGGCAGGAACCAAGACTTAGTTCACTTGGAATCTCTACTGCTTTGAACACTGTCTAgcaccaagtaaataaatatatgacttttaaaatgttgttttagtGATTTAGCATACCATTAAAGATTTCTCTAGTCCTTGTGTACACGTCATGCTAAGACATAAGTTCCTAGGCATGAACTCTGAAATCAAAGGTTTATATAGCAATTGAATTAAATAGTATAAGAGATAGCACCAAATAGCTGTGGATTAATAGCCAGGTTAAAAGTTATAAATGCTGTGAGCTGCTAAAGCCTAGCtattttcaagaaaaacaatAATTGGCCTGAGGTGTATTAAGTAAATGATAGGATTCAGAGGACATTGGCGGGATAAAGACAAGAACAAAAGTCACGGTTTAAGTATTTTCATGTTCTTTGAAGTCATTCATTGCATCAGACTTGGCAGGAGCTGTCCTAGGCTGCTCTCGCTGAGCCTCTTTCCAGGATCTTGGATCCATACTGCATTCATTAACTAAGAGGCCAGAGGTGGTACTAGCTGACTTCCTGAAACTTTTCCAAGGATGCTCACCCTAATTGTTCTAATTCATCACTCTATTTTCATTATGTATAGATCTCTGTCTTTGGGGAAGTACCTTTAGCAACAGAACATTGAAATTTAACACATTGGTCTTTTCAAAGTAGGAGGCTCTGGTTCTGAAATAGTGTGGCTGTTTCTCTGGCCAAAATACTAATTCAgtaactttcctttttcttcttttttctctttctttttttttccttaaagtagTGTAGTTCTGTTTTTCTGGTCTGTTTCCCAAGTAATTGGTAAAATATTGATAAGTAGTGTAATTTTGGTGACAGACTATTAGAATTGTAAAATCATATGTATTTCATTCAGTTAATCAGTGGGACCAAAAGAGGAGCTTACCATTGTTATTAGCTTGGGAATTATGTACCTGTtaacaataattataaataagCATCAGTTGAGATTTATAGGTATTTGGGTGCATATTATACAGTTCAGAAGATCTctgtttgaatttcttttctcaagttttgaatattttgtaaatctgttttgggggaaaaaaaagtcttcacCTGAGATGAGATGATCTTGGGTCTTTGCtaaatatttgttaatcccaGTTAAGAATGAGAAATGTTTTGGAAAAAACTGTTTTCCTAAATGAATCAGTTTGTGGGTTGGTGAAAATGTCACTGTTTAAATGTcagtaaatggatttttaaaaaaagaaacaataacgAGGGATTTTCTGTTTGGAATTTTAGCCAGCTTCATGTATTGCAGGTACCCCTCCCACACAAGCCAAACCAGCGTGCAGACCCGGTGACCGCAGGTCCGCCCGGCCCACCCGGCCCAGGCCTGCCAGGGTCCCTCTCGAGCTGCTGGGAGGCTCTTCTCCACGGAAGACTCTTGATCCTGGGCTGGGCCCCTGCCCTTTGTCCGAGCTGGGTTGGGTTTCTGGTTCGTCTTCCTATGGTGAGCCTGGGAACCAGAGGAAAACTATTCATGGTGACTTCCTTGAACCGCAGAGGGATcttggcagggaggcctgggatacAGAAAGCTCACCAATGAtgatgaagagaaaaaagaagaaaccaaagcAGAAGAGGTATTCTCAACCCCGGGCTGGGGGACCTTGGGATGATGACAATGGAGATGAGCCTAAAGGTTCTtcctttgccactgagtcacaaAAGTCAGTTGTGCCCCCCAGCCAGCCCACCAGTGGGGGCACAGAACATGGACTAGTGTCCAGAGAAGACTTGAAAGGGGGATGTGAAACCGATTCCAGAGAAGCCAAACTGGTGGTTGAGGGCGTTGTCTCAGACAGTCTAAGTATTCTTTCACATCCTTTGGAAGAAGCCCCGAAAACTCTGGTAAATTCTCAGCCCAAACAGAGAGTTGAGGCACAGGTGAAAGGTAACAAGGCAGCACCACAGGGCCAGGACAAGAAACTGCTGCAAGATGAGTGCAAACTGCAGGCTGCACCCCACCGCCAGACTCCTGCGGATGACAGCCAGACACTCGGCTCCCTCAGTCTGAAAGGACCCCTGACAGAAGTTTCTTCACACAAAGTAGAAATTCCTTTGGAGGTCCGACCCAAAGAGGGTTGCTCTCCCATCATGAACCAAGAGGCTGTGGGTGGAGTTTCaaaacccaatgcagccaaagaaCTGCCTGCTTCCATATCCACTTTGACAGCAGGTCATCCATTAGGAAACAGTCTAAAAGAAGGGAATGATGACAGTAAAATGACTGAACTGCAGAATGACAAACAGAAAGAGTTTTCTGAAGGAGCTGAAGAGGTTAAAGAACTAAAAAAGGAAAGTGTTCCCAGGCAAAGACATGAGAACAGCATCTCTGCTTCTGAGCAGCTGCAGGACACGGTGTTAGCTCAGGCCCCTGGACTAGGGAATGAACCGTTGAAGAGAATGGCAGGTGAAGGCAAAAGCAGGAAGGGAAGGACAGGTTCTGGGAAGGTGAGAGCAAGTTCTGGGAAGGTGAGAGCAAAGTCTGAGCCACCGTTCCTTGCAGATAGCCAGGACAGCAGAGCTGTCTTTGTGCCAAGTGGGAGGATGGCTACTGGGGATAAAAGCGAGGAGGTGGGGCTGGATTCTTCAAAGCAGCCAGGGACTGTGGCTGAGCTCCCTGAAGCAATAGTGATGGGGGAGCCTAAGGAGATGACGGACCCTAGGGGGGCAGGCACTTTGCAGGCATTGATTCCTTTGGGAAATGGGTCAGGCATGAGTCAGGCTTCCAGTGCTAGAGCAGAAAGAGGCGCTGTAGCCACAGACATGGGGGTCAGCAACCAGAGCAAGGAGGAAAAGTGTCCTTGGATGGGTCATGAGGCAGCTCCTTGGATTTTTGAAAAGCCTAAAAAAAGAGTCAGTGAAGGCAAaaccaaaaagtataaaaataattattccacACAGCCTGCTAgaatggagaggaaggaagaaatccTTAACCCACCTTTTGTAAGGAAGGATGGGGTTACTGGTAGTACTCCCCATCAAAACAAGGAATTAGAACCTACTGTCCCTTTGTTCTCATGTATAGCAGATACACCCACAGTGGAAGTAGTTGACCAGAAGGGTAGAAATGTTGAGGTTAATTCTTTTGAACTTGAGGCTCTTGgtggaaataaaacaaacacaggCAAGGATTCTCCTATTACTGAACTGGCTTCCAAGATGACAGGCGTGAGTTGCCAAGACCAAATCCAGGGGGCAGGATTTGTTCCTTCAGTCCTGGATGAGGAGAATAAGACAGATGTGGCCAAAGGGCACACTGCAGTGGCTGACGAACCAAATAAAAGGAGTAATGATGGAAAAAGCACAAAGACTAAAAATAGTTTCCCTGAGAAGCACACTCCGGAGAATAAGATAGATGCAACAAAAATACATGTTCCCATGGAAACCATAGGGGACCACAGAACTGAAGGAATGGGCTATGTGGACGAAAATAGCAATATTACATTTACCTGCCCTAGAACTCCACCAGGGTTGATGAATAAGTCAGTCCCCCTAGAGGCTCAGGAATCAGTAGCCTGTGAAAAACCACCCACTTCTGCTTCTCAAGTAGTAAAGGAAAGTGATTCATTTCCAGGCACCTTGACAGAAAGTAAGCAAGAGACAGCTTCAGCCCAGATTCCCAAATTGTTAGAGGTAGATAGTTACAGCAAAGATGGAGTCTCAAAGGAACAAAGATCCAAG
It includes:
- the MAP4 gene encoding microtubule-associated protein 4 isoform X14; the encoded protein is MADLSLADALTEPSPEIEEEIKRDFIATLEAEAFDDVVGETVGKTDYIPLLDVDEKTGSSESKKKPCSDTRQVEGTPSSQATVLANGDHGIERNDVTGFPTEFLEETMAYQGYQNSQNWPENTNFCFEPEQMVNPIQTDPFKMHHDDGLEDLLFPPSGTTNTSAFVEQNDPLKDSYGMLPCDTFAPAAVVPQGWSAEAPNPAHLESFISPEAVPQPLQPTAEPAEKVEMASGEERAPAESLEMMVNLQPADMVPSREAEMVPAKDVVPATETEVALAKDVESPTKPDEALVKDVESSIESDMALVKDVVLPVQTEETAVKDVILPTETDVSLDKHLALSTETEVSAAQDILLFKETESTPPVTMDLASAEGTVPPTDQEMAPVKGAASLSEIDAPLDEDIVSSTEIRSAKERALSSETEVALIREMGLPPETEAVLDKDMAAPPETEVIVPVRDMAPPPGIEKTLAKDVAPRQEIEVTLGKDTVSLPETEMALGRNVALPPETEVTLAKDVAQPPETEVNLANNAALAKFSEAEVVPVPVKDMETAWTQEATSEDSQLKSLQDEGQSAVPPLMTSPEAVVAMGQKHSLPTDEDSVLEELEQKKPSSQTSELPSETSGTPPTQAKPACRPGDRRSARPTRPRPARVPLELLGGSSPRKTLDPGLGPCPLSELGWVSGSSSYGEPGNQRKTIHGDFLEPQRDLGREAWDTESSPMMMKRKKKKPKQKRYSQPRAGGPWDDDNGDEPKGSSFATESQKSVVPPSQPTSGGTEHGLVSREDLKGGCETDSREAKLVVEGVVSDSLSILSHPLEEAPKTLVNSQPKQRVEAQVKGNKAAPQGQDKKLLQDECKLQAAPHRQTPADDSQTLGSLSLKGPLTEVSSHKVEIPLEVRPKEGCSPIMNQEAVGGVSKPNAAKELPASISTLTAGHPLGNSLKEGNDDSKMTELQNDKQKEFSEGAEEVKELKKESVPRQRHENSISASEQLQDTVLAQAPGLGNEPLKRMAGEGKSRKGRTGSGKVRASSGKVRAKSEPPFLADSQDSRAVFVPSGRMATGDKSEEVGLDSSKQPGTVAELPEAIVMGEPKEMTDPRGAGTLQALIPLGNGSGMSQASSARAERGAVATDMGVSNQSKEEKCPWMGHEAAPWIFEKPKKRVSEGKTKKYKNNYSTQPARMERKEEILNPPFVRKDGVTGSTPHQNKELEPTVPLFSCIADTPTVEVVDQKGRNVEVNSFELEALGGNKTNTGKDSPITELASKMTGVSCQDQIQGAGFVPSVLDEENKTDVAKGHTAVADEPNKRSNDGKSTKTKNSFPEKHTPENKIDATKIHVPMETIGDHRTEGMGYVDENSNITFTCPRTPPGLMNKSVPLEAQESVACEKPPTSASQVVKESDSFPGTLTESKQETASAQIPKLLEVDSYSKDGVSKEQRSKGPSAIMPSMSTGGVASTLTRAIETVSNHSNCLQHKGELAGAVKDEAGRDGEHVIGDSESMPSGASEHSVEKPTEPAAGGHLLSGVLINEPSLAGEVRRLEPFADRSNFPTCPVNKASEQGSAPVSIPHLLGDKAQKPSYCEDQSTEGRDSKGPDNLNKEVDMTLSLPESEKDKKDKLEEISLDSDIREMAYVSLAPPELQSDVLDGKIEVTCSTMIDELVITASEAPQLPESKGKILEAPKKMTEKSESKALGEGKKEDKSRAAEPMKGYMRPTKSRGLTPLLPKSTIQERERSKQLKSSGIAKPEEGQPAGSVSGNDITAPPNKELPPSPEKKTKPVAEAKIPEKRVSPSKPASAPAVKPGSKSTQAVPKAPATAALASPGSTSRNLSTPLPKRPTAVKTEGKPAEIKKMATKSAPADLSRPKSTTTSSVKKSTAVPGTAPPAGAPSRAKPTATPPRPSGTPPADKKPTAAKPSSSAPRLGRVAPNASAPDLKNVRSKVGSTENIKHQPGGGRVQIQNKKVDISKVSSKCGSKANIKHKPGGGDVKIESQKLNFKEKAQAKVGSLDNVGHLPAGGAVKTEGGGSEAPPCPGPPAGEELAIPEAAPEAGAPTSASGLSGHTALAGGGDQREAQTLDSQIQETSI
- the MAP4 gene encoding microtubule-associated protein 4 isoform X4; this translates as MADLSLADALTEPSPEIEEEIKRDFIATLEAEAFDDVVGETVGKTDYIPLLDVDEKTGSSESKKKPCSDTRQVEGTPSSQATVLANGDHGIERNDVTGFPTEFLEETMAYQGYQNSQNWPENTNFCFEPEQMVNPIQTDPFKMHHDDGLEDLLFPPSGTTNTSAFVEQNDPLKDSYGMLPCDTFAPAAVVPQGWSAEAPNPAHLESFISPEAVPQPLQPTAEPAEKVEMASGEERAPAESLEMMVNLQPADMVPSREAEMVPAKDVVPATETEVALAKDVESPTKPDEALVKDVESSIESDMALVKDVVLPVQTEETAVKDVILPTETDVSLDKHLALSTETEVSAAQDILLFKETESTPPVTMDLASAEGTVPPTDQEMAPVKGAASLSEIDAPLDEDIVSSTEIRSAKERALSSETEVALIREMGLPPETEAVLDKDMAAPPETEVIVPVRDMAPPPGIEKTLAKDVAPRQEIEVTLGKDTVSLPETEMALGRNVALPPETEVTLAKDVAQPPETEVNLANNAALAKFSEAEVVPVPVKDMETAWTQEATSEDSQLKSLQDEGQSAVPPLMTSPEAVVAMGQKHSLPTDEDSVLEELEQKKPSSQTSELPSETSGTPPTQAKPACRPGDRRSARPTRPRPARVPLELLGGSSPRKTLDPGLGPCPLSELGWVSGSSSYGEPGNQRKTIHGDFLEPQRDLGREAWDTESSPMMMKRKKKKPKQKRYSQPRAGGPWDDDNGDEPKGSSFATESQKSVVPPSQPTSGGTEHGLVSREDLKGGCETDSREAKLVVEGVVSDSLSILSHPLEEAPKTLVNSQPKQRVEAQVKGNKAAPQGQDKKLLQDECKLQAAPHRQTPADDSQTLGSLSLKGPLTEVSSHKVEIPLEVRPKEGCSPIMNQEAVGGVSKPNAAKELPASISTLTAGHPLGNSLKEGNDDSKMTELQNDKQKEFSEGAEEVKELKKESVPRQRHENSISASEQLQDTVLAQAPGLGNEPLKRMAGEGKSRKGRTGSGKVRASSGKVRAKSEPPFLADSQDSRAVFVPSGRMATGDKSEEVGLDSSKQPGTVAELPEAIVMGEPKEMTDPRGAGTLQALIPLGNGSGMSQASSARAERGAVATDMGVSNQSKEEKCPWMGHEAAPWIFEKPKKRVSEGKTKKYKNNYSTQPARMERKEEILNPPFVRKDGVTGSTPHQNKELEPTVPLFSCIADTPTVEVVDQKGRNVEVNSFELEALGGNKTNTGKDSPITELASKMTGVSCQDQIQGAGFVPSVLDEENKTDVAKGHTAVADEPNKRSNDGKSTKTKNSFPEKHTPENKIDATKIHVPMETIGDHRTEGMGYVDENSNITFTCPRTPPGLMNKSVPLEAQESVACEKPPTSASQVVKESDSFPGTLTESKQETASAQIPKLLEVDSYSKDGVSKEQRSKGPSAIMPSMSTGGVASTLTRAIETVSNHSNCLQHKGELAGAVKDEAGRDGEHVIGDSESMPSGASEHSVEKPTEPAAGGHLLSGVLINEPSLAGEVRRLEPFADRSNFPTCPVNKASEQGSAPVSIPHLLGDKAQKPSYCEDQSTEGRDSKGPDNLNKEVDMTLSLPESEKDKKDKLEEISLDSDIREMAYVSLAPPELQSDVLDGKIEVTCSTMIDELVITASEAPQLPESKGKILEAPKKMTEKSESKALGEGKKEDKSRAAEPMKGYMRPTKSRGLTPLLPKSTIQERERSKQLKSSGIAKPEEGQPAGSVSGNDITAPPNKELPPSPEKKTKPLATTQPAKTSTSKAKTQPTSLPKQTAPTTFGGSNKKPMSLASGSVPAAPPKRPAAATARPSTLPSKDTKPKPVAEAKIPEKRVSPSKPASAPAVKPGSKSTQAVPKAPATAALASPGSTSRNLSTPLPKRPTAVKTEGKPAEIKKMATKSAPADLSRPKSTTTSSVKKSTAVPGTAPPAGAPSRAKPTATPPRPSGTPPADKKPTAAKPSSSAPRLGRVAPNASAPDLKNVRSKVGSTENIKHQPGGGRAKVEKKTEAAAPARKPEPNAVTKAAGPIGNAQKPPTGKVQIQNKKVDISKVSSKCGSKANIKHKPGGGDVKIESQKLNFKEKAQAKVGSLDNVGHLPAGGAVKTEGGGSEAPPCPGPPAGEELAIPEAAPEAGAPTSASGLSGHTALAGGGDQREAQTLDSQIQETSI
- the MAP4 gene encoding microtubule-associated protein 4 isoform X5 yields the protein MADLSLADALTEPSPEIEEEIKRDFIATLEAEAFDDVVGETVGKTDYIPLLDVDEKTGSSESKKKPCSDTRQVEGTPSSQATVLANGDHGIERNDVTGFPTEFLEETMAYQGYQNSQNWPENTNFCFEPEQMVNPIQTDPFKMHHDDGLEDLLFPPSGTTNTSAFVEQNDPLKDSYGMLPCDTFAPAAVVPQGWSAEAPNPAHLESFISPEAVPQPLQPTAEPAEKVEMASGEERAPAESLEMMVNLQPADMVPSREAEMVPAKDVVPATETEVALAKDVESPTKPDEALVKDVESSIESDMALVKDVVLPVQTEETAVKDVILPTETDVSLDKHLALSTETEVSAAQDILLFKETESTPPVTMDLASAEGTVPPTDQEMAPVKGAASLSEIDAPLDEDIVSSTEIRSAKERALSSETEVALIREMGLPPETEAVLDKDMAAPPETEVIVPVRDMAPPPGIEKTLAKDVAPRQEIEVTLGKDTVSLPETEMALGRNVALPPETEVTLAKDVAQPPETEVNLANNAALAKFSEAEVVPVPVKDMETAWTQEATSEDSQLKSLQDEGQSAVPPLMTSPEAVVAMGQKHSLPTDEDSVLEELEQKKPSSQTSELPSETSGTPPTQAKPACRPGDRRSARPTRPRPARVPLELLGGSSPRKTLDPGLGPCPLSELGWVSGSSSYGEPGNQRKTIHGDFLEPQRDLGREAWDTESSPMMMKRKKKKPKQKRYSQPRAGGPWDDDNGDEPKGSSFATESQKSVVPPSQPTSGGTEHGLVSREDLKGGCETDSREAKLVVEGVVSDSLSILSHPLEEAPKTLVNSQPKQRVEAQVKGNKAAPQGQDKKLLQDECKLQAAPHRQTPADDSQTLGSLSLKGPLTEVSSHKVEIPLEVRPKEGCSPIMNQEAVGGVSKPNAAKELPASISTLTAGHPLGNSLKEGNDDSKMTELQNDKQKEFSEGAEEVKELKKESVPRQRHENSISASEQLQDTVLAQAPGLGNEPLKRMAGEGKSRKGRTGSGKVRASSGKVRAKSEPPFLADSQDSRAVFVPSGRMATGDKSEEVGLDSSKQPGTVAELPEAIVMGEPKEMTDPRGAGTLQALIPLGNGSGMSQASSARAERGAVATDMGVSNQSKEEKCPWMGHEAAPWIFEKPKKRVSEGKTKKYKNNYSTQPARMERKEEILNPPFVRKDGVTGSTPHQNKELEPTVPLFSCIADTPTVEVVDQKGRNVEVNSFELEALGGNKTNTGKDSPITELASKMTGVSCQDQIQGAGFVPSVLDEENKTDVAKGHTAVADEPNKRSNDGKSTKTKNSFPEKHTPENKIDATKIHVPMETIGDHRTEGMGYVDENSNITFTCPRTPPGLMNKSVPLEAQESVACEKPPTSASQVVKESDSFPGTLTESKQETASAQIPKLLEVDSYSKDGVSKEQRSKGPSAIMPSMSTGGVASTLTRAIETVSNHSNCLQHKGELAGAVKDEAGRDGEHVIGDSESMPSGASEHSVEKPTEPAAGGHLLSGVLINEPSLAGEVRRLEPFADRSNFPTCPVNKASEQGSAPVSIPHLLGDKAQKPSYCEDQSTEGRDSKGPDNLNKEVDMTLSLPESEKDKKDKLEEISLDSDIREMAYVSLAPPELQSDVLDGKIEVTCSTMIDELVITASEAPQLPESKGKILEAPKKMTEKSESKALGEGKKEDKSRAAEPMKGYMRPTKSRGLTPLLPKSTIQERERSKQLKSSGIAKPEEGQPAGSVSGNDITAPPNKELPPSPEKKTKPLATTQPAKTSTSKAKTQPTSLPKQTAPTTFGGSNKKPMSLASGSVPAAPPKRPAAATARPSTLPSKDTKPKPVAEAKIPEKRVSPSKPASAPAVKPGSKSTQAVPKAPATAALASPGSTSRNLSTPLPKRPTAVKTEGKPAEIKKMATKSAPADLSRPKSTTTSSVKKSTAVPGTAPPAGAPSRAKPTATPPRPSGTPPADKKPTAAKPSSSAPRLGRVAPNASAPDLKNVRSKVGSTENIKHQPGGGRAKVEKKTEAAAPARKPEPNAVTKAAGPIGNAQKPPTGKVQIQNKKVDISKVSSKCGSKANIKHKPGGGDVKIESQKLNFKEKAQAKVGSLDNVGHLPAGGAVKTEGGGSEAPPCPGPPAGEELAIPEAAPEAGAPTSASGLSGHTALAGGGDQREAQTLDSQIQETN